In Molothrus aeneus isolate 106 chromosome 11, BPBGC_Maene_1.0, whole genome shotgun sequence, a genomic segment contains:
- the LOC136561254 gene encoding chymotrypsinogen 2-like isoform X2, which produces MALLWVLSCLALAGFAYCGVPAITPVIRGYNRIVNGEAAVAGSWPWQVSLQRNNGFHFCGGSLISENWVVTAAHCGIRKTDTVVVGAYDQDAPGPDQQELKIEKVFKNPKFNMLTIHDDITLIKLATPAQLSDRVSPVCLPKATDEFPGGMTCVTTGWGLTDSNAAHTPAVLQQVALPLLTNAQCKEFWGFRIRDVMVCAGADGASSCMGDSGGPLVCQKDGAWNLVGIVSWGSSTCDTKTPGVYARVTKLRDWIDSILEAN; this is translated from the exons ATGGCTCTGCTGTGGGTGTTGAGCTGCCTGGCCCTGGCGGGCTTTGCCT ACTGCGGCGTGCCCGCCATCACACCCGTCATCCGTGGCTACAACCGCATCGTCAACGGAGAGGCGGCGGTGGCAGggtcctggccatggcaggtgtccctgcag CGCAACAACGGCTTCCACTTCTGCGGCGGGTCCCTGATCAGCGAGAACTGGGTGGTCACCGCTGCCCACTGCGGCATCAG gaaAACCGACACCGTGGTGGTGGGCGCCTACGACCAGGACGCCCCCGGCCCTGATCAGCAGGAACTGAAAATCGAGAAG GTCTTCAAGAACCCCAAGTTCAACATGCTGACCATCCACGACGACATCACCCTGATCAAACTGGCCACTCCGGCGCAGCTGTCGGATCGCGTGTCCCCCGTCTGCCTGCCCAAGGCCACTGACGAATTCCCGGGGGGAATGACCTGCGTCACCACTGGCTGGGGGCTCACTGACTCCAACG CCGCACACACTCCGGCGGTGCTGCAGCAGGTGGCTCTGCCCTTGCTCACCAACGCCCAGTGCAAGGAGTTCTGGGGCTTCCGCATCCGCGACGTGATGGTCTGCGCCGGTGCCGACGGAGCCTCTTCCTGCATG GGCGACTCCGGGGGCCCGCTGGTGTGCCAGAAGGACGGCGCCTGGAACCTGGTGGGCATCgtctcctggggcagcagcacctgcgaCACCAAGACTCCCGGCGTGTACGCCCGCGTCACCAAGCTCCGCGACTGGATCGACTCCATCCTGGAGGCCAACTGA
- the LOC136561254 gene encoding chymotrypsinogen 2-like isoform X1, which yields MALLWVLSCLALAGFACAALPENCGVPAITPVIRGYNRIVNGEAAVAGSWPWQVSLQRNNGFHFCGGSLISENWVVTAAHCGIRKTDTVVVGAYDQDAPGPDQQELKIEKVFKNPKFNMLTIHDDITLIKLATPAQLSDRVSPVCLPKATDEFPGGMTCVTTGWGLTDSNAAHTPAVLQQVALPLLTNAQCKEFWGFRIRDVMVCAGADGASSCMGDSGGPLVCQKDGAWNLVGIVSWGSSTCDTKTPGVYARVTKLRDWIDSILEAN from the exons ATGGCTCTGCTGTGGGTGTTGAGCTGCCTGGCCCTGGCGGGCTTTGCCTGTGCCGCCCTCCCTGAGA ACTGCGGCGTGCCCGCCATCACACCCGTCATCCGTGGCTACAACCGCATCGTCAACGGAGAGGCGGCGGTGGCAGggtcctggccatggcaggtgtccctgcag CGCAACAACGGCTTCCACTTCTGCGGCGGGTCCCTGATCAGCGAGAACTGGGTGGTCACCGCTGCCCACTGCGGCATCAG gaaAACCGACACCGTGGTGGTGGGCGCCTACGACCAGGACGCCCCCGGCCCTGATCAGCAGGAACTGAAAATCGAGAAG GTCTTCAAGAACCCCAAGTTCAACATGCTGACCATCCACGACGACATCACCCTGATCAAACTGGCCACTCCGGCGCAGCTGTCGGATCGCGTGTCCCCCGTCTGCCTGCCCAAGGCCACTGACGAATTCCCGGGGGGAATGACCTGCGTCACCACTGGCTGGGGGCTCACTGACTCCAACG CCGCACACACTCCGGCGGTGCTGCAGCAGGTGGCTCTGCCCTTGCTCACCAACGCCCAGTGCAAGGAGTTCTGGGGCTTCCGCATCCGCGACGTGATGGTCTGCGCCGGTGCCGACGGAGCCTCTTCCTGCATG GGCGACTCCGGGGGCCCGCTGGTGTGCCAGAAGGACGGCGCCTGGAACCTGGTGGGCATCgtctcctggggcagcagcacctgcgaCACCAAGACTCCCGGCGTGTACGCCCGCGTCACCAAGCTCCGCGACTGGATCGACTCCATCCTGGAGGCCAACTGA
- the LDHD gene encoding probable D-lactate dehydrogenase, mitochondrial isoform X1, producing the protein MVNAVTRPRQGTAQEHEHRHWWDPGPSGRDTRACGWSHLKPSLPPDFVEALRAVVGAPNVSTATAVREQHGHDESMHPCAPPDVVVWPQAVGQVQELAALCHRCRVPMVPFGTGTGLEGGVNAVQGGVCFDLSRMDAIAELSLEDFSVTVEPGVTRKALNKHLRGTGLWFPVDPGADASLCGMAATGASGTNAVRYGTMRPNVLNLRVVLPDGRLLHTAGPGRQPRKRAAGYDLTSLFVGSEGTLGFLTQATLRLHPLPEATTVTIASFPSVGAAVACTVQVLQAAVPVARIEFLDEVMADACGRFSGMGLPVAATLLLELHGSRRSLAEQQQQTEEIVRQNGGSGLTWAEGQEERERLWSMRHNAWYAALALRPGCQGYSTDVCVPISRLPDVVVETKQDLQASKLTGPMVGHVGDGNFHCILIFNSQDPEEAQRIHAFTQRLGRRALAAGGTCTGEHGVGLGKRALLQEELGPEGLDTLRSIKAALDPHNLMNPGKVL; encoded by the exons ATGGTGAACGCAGTGACTCGGcccaggcaggggacagcacaggaaCACGAGCACAGGCACTGGTGGGACCCAGGTCCCTCTGGCAGGGACACACGGGCGTGTGGCTGGAGCCACCTTAAG CCCTCGCTGCCCCCTGACTTCGTGGAGGCCCTGAGGGCCGTGGTCGGGGCCCCCAATGTCTCCACGGCCACAGCGGTGCGGGAGCAGCACGGCCACGATGAGTCCATGCACCC ctgtgcccccccGGACGTGGTGGTGTGGCCCCAGGCGGTGGGGCaggtgcaggagctggcagccctCTGTCACCGCTGCCGTGTGCCCATGGTGCCCTTCGGCACGGGCACCGGCCTGGAAGGAGGCGTCAATGCCGTGCAG ggcggCGTCTGCTTTGACCTGAGCCGCATGGACGCCATCGCAGAGCTGAGCCTCGAGGACTTCTCGGTGACGGTGGAGCCCGGTGTCACCCGCAAGGCCCTCAATAAGCACCTGCGTGGCACCGGGCTCTGGTTCCCTGTCG ACCCTGGGGCTGATGCCTCGCTGTGTGGCATGGCGGCCACAGGTGCCTCGGGCACCAACGCCGTGCGCTACGGCACCATGCGCCCCAACGTGCTCAACCTGCGCGTGGTGCTGCCCGACGGGCGCCTGCTCCACACCGCCGGCCCTGGCCGCCAGCCCAG aaAGCGGGCAGCCGGCTACGACCTGACCTCGCTCTTCGTGGGCTCTGAGGGCACCCTGGGCTTCCTGACCCAGGCCACGCTGCGCCTGCACCCGCTGCCTGAGGCCACCACTGTCACCATCGCCTCCTTCCCCAGCGTGGGGGCAGCCGTGGCCTGCACTGTCCAAGTGCTGCAGGCCGCCGTGCCCGTGGCCCGCATTG AGTTCCTGGATGAGGTGATGGCTGATGCCTGCGGCCGCTtcagtgggatggggctgccagTGGCTGCCAcgctcctcctggagctgcacgGCTCCCGGCGTagcctggctgagcagcagcagcagacgg AGGAGATTGTGCGACAGAACGGTGGCTCCGGCCTGACCTGGgcggaggggcaggaggagcggGAGCGGCTCTGGTCCATGCGCCACAACGCCTGGTACGCTGCCCTGGCCCTGCGGCCCGGCTGCCAG GGCTACTCCACGGATGTCTGTGTGCCCATCTCCCGCCTGCCTGACGTGGTGGTGGAGACCAAGCAGGACCTGCAGGCCTCCAAGCTCACCG GACCCATGGTGGGACACGTGGGCGATGGCAACTTCCACTGCATCCTCATCTTCAACTCCCAGGACCCGGAGGAGGCCCAGCGCATCCACGCCTTCACCCAGCGCCTGGGAAG gCGGGCGCTGGCAGCAGGGGGCACCTGCACTGGGGAGCACGGCGTGGGGCTGGGCAAGCgggcactgctgcaggaggagctgggcccAGAGGGCCTGGACACCCTGCGCTCCATCAAGGCTGCACTCGACCCCCACAACCTCATGAACCCTGGCAAGGTGCTCTGA
- the LDHD gene encoding probable D-lactate dehydrogenase, mitochondrial isoform X2, which produces MSRSCAVPMFPSLSRCNMALRRVLALAAALGRRSCCSKPSLPPDFVEALRAVVGAPNVSTATAVREQHGHDESMHPCAPPDVVVWPQAVGQVQELAALCHRCRVPMVPFGTGTGLEGGVNAVQGGVCFDLSRMDAIAELSLEDFSVTVEPGVTRKALNKHLRGTGLWFPVDPGADASLCGMAATGASGTNAVRYGTMRPNVLNLRVVLPDGRLLHTAGPGRQPRKRAAGYDLTSLFVGSEGTLGFLTQATLRLHPLPEATTVTIASFPSVGAAVACTVQVLQAAVPVARIEFLDEVMADACGRFSGMGLPVAATLLLELHGSRRSLAEQQQQTEEIVRQNGGSGLTWAEGQEERERLWSMRHNAWYAALALRPGCQGYSTDVCVPISRLPDVVVETKQDLQASKLTGPMVGHVGDGNFHCILIFNSQDPEEAQRIHAFTQRLGRRALAAGGTCTGEHGVGLGKRALLQEELGPEGLDTLRSIKAALDPHNLMNPGKVL; this is translated from the exons ATGTCCCGGTCCTGTGCAGTTCCCATGTTCCCGTCCTTGTCCCGTTGCAACATGGCCCTGCGGAGGGTGCTGGCGCTGGCGGCAGCCCTGGGGCGCcgcagctgctgctccaag CCCTCGCTGCCCCCTGACTTCGTGGAGGCCCTGAGGGCCGTGGTCGGGGCCCCCAATGTCTCCACGGCCACAGCGGTGCGGGAGCAGCACGGCCACGATGAGTCCATGCACCC ctgtgcccccccGGACGTGGTGGTGTGGCCCCAGGCGGTGGGGCaggtgcaggagctggcagccctCTGTCACCGCTGCCGTGTGCCCATGGTGCCCTTCGGCACGGGCACCGGCCTGGAAGGAGGCGTCAATGCCGTGCAG ggcggCGTCTGCTTTGACCTGAGCCGCATGGACGCCATCGCAGAGCTGAGCCTCGAGGACTTCTCGGTGACGGTGGAGCCCGGTGTCACCCGCAAGGCCCTCAATAAGCACCTGCGTGGCACCGGGCTCTGGTTCCCTGTCG ACCCTGGGGCTGATGCCTCGCTGTGTGGCATGGCGGCCACAGGTGCCTCGGGCACCAACGCCGTGCGCTACGGCACCATGCGCCCCAACGTGCTCAACCTGCGCGTGGTGCTGCCCGACGGGCGCCTGCTCCACACCGCCGGCCCTGGCCGCCAGCCCAG aaAGCGGGCAGCCGGCTACGACCTGACCTCGCTCTTCGTGGGCTCTGAGGGCACCCTGGGCTTCCTGACCCAGGCCACGCTGCGCCTGCACCCGCTGCCTGAGGCCACCACTGTCACCATCGCCTCCTTCCCCAGCGTGGGGGCAGCCGTGGCCTGCACTGTCCAAGTGCTGCAGGCCGCCGTGCCCGTGGCCCGCATTG AGTTCCTGGATGAGGTGATGGCTGATGCCTGCGGCCGCTtcagtgggatggggctgccagTGGCTGCCAcgctcctcctggagctgcacgGCTCCCGGCGTagcctggctgagcagcagcagcagacgg AGGAGATTGTGCGACAGAACGGTGGCTCCGGCCTGACCTGGgcggaggggcaggaggagcggGAGCGGCTCTGGTCCATGCGCCACAACGCCTGGTACGCTGCCCTGGCCCTGCGGCCCGGCTGCCAG GGCTACTCCACGGATGTCTGTGTGCCCATCTCCCGCCTGCCTGACGTGGTGGTGGAGACCAAGCAGGACCTGCAGGCCTCCAAGCTCACCG GACCCATGGTGGGACACGTGGGCGATGGCAACTTCCACTGCATCCTCATCTTCAACTCCCAGGACCCGGAGGAGGCCCAGCGCATCCACGCCTTCACCCAGCGCCTGGGAAG gCGGGCGCTGGCAGCAGGGGGCACCTGCACTGGGGAGCACGGCGTGGGGCTGGGCAAGCgggcactgctgcaggaggagctgggcccAGAGGGCCTGGACACCCTGCGCTCCATCAAGGCTGCACTCGACCCCCACAACCTCATGAACCCTGGCAAGGTGCTCTGA
- the ZNRF1 gene encoding E3 ubiquitin-protein ligase ZNRF1 produces MGGKQSTATRSRGPFPGVSTDDSAVPPPGGGGGPPPFGHYRAGGGGGAMGLRSRSVSSVAGMGIDPAAAGAVPFGLYAAAARAAGEAERAPGGGGGGPGSDSTYAHGNGFQETGGGHHRDGMLYLGARASLADALPLHIAPRWFSSHSGFKCPICSKSVASDEMEMHFIMCLSKPRLSYNDDVLTKDAGECVICLEELLQGDTIARLPCLCIYHKSCIDSWFEVNRSCPEHPSD; encoded by the exons ATGGGGGGCAAGCAGAGCACGGCGACCCGTTCGCGGGGCCCCTTCCCGGGGGTGTCGACGGATGACAGCGCCGTGCCGCCGCCGGGAGGAGGGGGGGGGCCGCCCCCCTTCGGCCATTaccgggcgggcggcggcggcggcgcgatGGGGCTGCGCAGCCGCTCCGTCAGCTCGGTGGCCGGGATGGGCATAGACCCGGCGGCGGCCGGCGCCGTCCCCTTCGGGCTGTACGCGGCAGCGGCACGGGCGGCGGGGGAGGCCGAGCGGgccccgggcggcggcggcggcggtccGGGCTCCGACTCCACGTACGCCCATGGCAACGGTTTCCAGGAGACGGGAGGCGGTCACCATAGAGACGGGATGCTGTACCTGGGCGCCAGGGCCTCGCTGGCCGACGCGCTGCCCCTTCACATCGCACCGCGGTGGTTCAGCTCGCACAGCG GTTTCAAGTGCCCCATTTGCTCCAAATCTGTGGCTTCTGACGAGATGGAAATGCACTTTATCATGTGTCTGAGCAAACCTCGCCTCTCCTACAACG ATGACGTGCTGACCAAGGACGCCGGCGAGTGCGTGAtctgcctggaggagctgctgcagggggacaCGATagccaggctgccctgcctCTGCATTTATCACAAAAG CTGTATAGACTCATGGTTTGAAGTGAACAGATCTTGCCCAGAGCATCCTTCTGATTGA